In Luteibaculum oceani, the following are encoded in one genomic region:
- a CDS encoding ArnT family glycosyltransferase, with protein MKNFLYLLISALGIWHLYTLNRFPTPMYDQVFFQDITLAWLQEGKFLLQAAPNLYGFEVTFYGPVYFILQGWISQLIGTGIWEFRTLNLLCGFGLIHIIYRFARQMKINQILALVLIALVLIENVFGNLLHSGRMDFVAEFLVLVGAFALTRAPNKNSRTTIIQTAGSLSIGMAFVTTPRVIFLFPFIIYAFYYLYHKQGIKAILFPLGIIITPCLIWVFGYVGMENYISRMQHPIVKGHIGSTLSWNSLFRQMYNVPLVGLFIINILIWVCSTTRRKEEILQWSNSSNNLRNPLLLSILSSILLFFVLVEERAPYSGMVYPLMLWLIIFSIDRFLKKYGSTKKRFRIQFIQMVFMAGIVMHMLVSIGIFTVKNVALIETWSLRDESNIEINFGEAPVVYSSPIFYYQIINAGKEFRFYRHMTKEERLMHPVFCNRLVVYNSWKDRVSSFKSYYNVYRHNPAKEGNLDLNAAVKPN; from the coding sequence ATGAAAAACTTCCTTTACCTATTGATTTCTGCTTTGGGCATTTGGCATCTGTATACTCTTAACAGATTCCCTACTCCCATGTATGATCAGGTGTTTTTCCAAGATATAACACTCGCTTGGTTACAGGAAGGAAAATTTTTACTGCAGGCCGCACCCAATTTATACGGTTTTGAGGTAACCTTTTACGGTCCAGTTTATTTTATTTTACAGGGGTGGATAAGCCAATTAATCGGAACCGGAATTTGGGAGTTTAGAACGCTTAATCTTCTCTGTGGATTTGGCTTGATTCATATCATTTATCGCTTCGCTCGGCAAATGAAAATAAATCAAATCCTGGCGCTGGTTTTAATAGCATTAGTTCTAATAGAAAATGTTTTTGGTAATCTGTTGCATTCGGGAAGAATGGATTTTGTTGCAGAATTCTTGGTTTTGGTTGGAGCATTTGCCCTTACCAGAGCACCCAACAAAAATTCCAGAACAACAATTATCCAGACTGCTGGATCTTTATCCATTGGTATGGCATTTGTAACCACACCCAGAGTAATTTTCTTATTTCCATTCATTATTTATGCTTTTTATTATCTCTACCATAAGCAAGGAATTAAAGCCATATTATTTCCGCTAGGCATTATTATAACTCCTTGTCTAATTTGGGTTTTCGGATATGTGGGAATGGAAAATTATATATCGCGGATGCAGCACCCCATTGTTAAAGGTCACATTGGGTCTACTTTAAGTTGGAACAGTCTTTTCAGACAAATGTATAATGTGCCTCTGGTGGGACTTTTTATCATTAACATCCTAATATGGGTTTGCTCAACAACAAGAAGAAAAGAGGAGATTTTACAATGGAGTAATTCGAGTAATAATTTGCGGAACCCTTTGCTATTAAGTATTCTTTCCTCCATTCTCTTATTTTTTGTCCTGGTGGAAGAAAGAGCCCCCTACTCCGGAATGGTATACCCTTTGATGCTATGGTTAATTATATTTAGTATCGACCGTTTTTTAAAAAAGTATGGCTCCACTAAAAAAAGATTTCGCATACAATTTATTCAGATGGTCTTTATGGCAGGAATAGTCATGCATATGCTTGTGAGCATAGGTATTTTCACCGTAAAAAATGTTGCCCTAATTGAAACGTGGTCGTTAAGAGATGAAAGTAACATTGAAATAAATTTTGGTGAAGCCCCTGTGGTATACTCCTCTCCAATTTTTTATTACCAAATCATAAACGCGGGCAAGGAATTTAGGTTTTACCGGCATATGACCAAGGAAGAGCGATTAATGCATCCCGTTTTTTGCAACCGTCTCGTTGTATATAATTCATGGAAAGACCGAGTAAGCAGTTTTAAAAGTTATTATAATGTTTATCGGCATAATCCAGCAAAGGAAGGGAACCTTGATCTAAACGCAGCCGTTAAACCCAATTGA
- a CDS encoding autotransporter outer membrane beta-barrel domain-containing protein: MKFFLSLLSLLTANLLFAGIITSSTNGNWSSTSSWVGGVVPGVNDTVTIESGHSITLDGSYTIARLVLNNMADIASATDAELNISSGNTLTVTGNVTLNTTISGASTGSTSINIEGTLSVGGNLTLSSTLLTIAGTNAVTIGSGTNAGTMNVTGDISLSNALLSALGVSNQITLGNGTMDVDGSISMSAGAISLSTTNFIESNDDGSFDSKSKTFKYGGNSIDCNDEGSITVVDANSNTSYEFWWDGTSAQTIETDNITYNHLYVKNTSADVDIETSLTNTIVEGKLYIDNGAKLHLDAAGKNLDALSGSSDKINILSGGTLKLSPSAYADGVPPNGVLTSNAAGYIEFYHPTQGLSEDIIQEAVDYPIVKLSGPGTKSLGSSSLDIDDTSPRVGRIWLAEGVFSVDSGKEISLNSSYGTKVIQLDSATTMRIDGNFTTLDTYWSVDRDNTVNYYGNATQTLYELTSDGSTWEPYGILKLERTSGSSINRDLPASDTIHVANRLEIGTEIELVLNQSSYVKMLSNVTFTAYIDEIASTGAITYSGSPRGRFGIQKYLPLPYVAYRDLSSPIQGTTLASWKNKGLNMYGFSGSNVPGAVRNSVHHYDETVLDELNVGFTDATSINDAVASFDGSEFDRSVWRVLYGNNSDTTFAITLEDTGRIYTGDQTFKLKFNYSNYDANSRTDHDGWNHVGNPYAAPINWNDIYNDAANATLKTNGYITSTAYILGQVDRYWQDPGSPGYYGFYNAATETSYIHDSIIPAYQGFWVKAYHSSSSSETYTLTIKESHKYRQDSSAYYKSSNRKKARDISEVGLKVRLESGNRKDFLWLMDFPKAKPEKDINFDVPRFGAIGSRSFAVDVLEDTTWLNLWVNALDINTTEEIEMPLGIKSNSAGEHHLTFENMAALTKNHCLTLKRKSTGEVFFISEGKRIPVDLTDGISTDYVLVFGGDYATEFEVKDPVCAGDQGLVSINTNEMFYSSNWQLSKAGMVMDKFAVLQDEVNLQLTAGNYKLTNLSGNLACGIKSLDFEVVDGAEVDARFFWNAGDTVAQGQVITLAPRDRGNEYYIWKVDGKTSFVKDLLVSFENTGAKPLQLETNRENCVKTERDTIYVVKSTTSLSDHANLQGLEIKNGKIQLLDMAKQVQIFTFEGKLIETLPHTSAINLIQGPHIYCIDEKCLKIMFTPNNP; this comes from the coding sequence ATGAAGTTTTTTCTGTCACTACTATCACTTCTTACAGCCAACCTTCTCTTTGCTGGAATTATTACCTCAAGTACCAACGGAAACTGGAGTAGTACCAGTTCCTGGGTTGGAGGTGTTGTCCCGGGAGTAAACGATACGGTTACCATAGAGAGTGGTCACAGTATTACTTTGGACGGCAGCTATACAATAGCTCGATTGGTACTTAACAATATGGCCGATATTGCGAGTGCTACCGATGCTGAACTGAATATTTCTTCGGGAAATACGCTCACAGTCACTGGAAATGTTACACTCAATACCACAATAAGTGGTGCGAGTACTGGGTCCACTTCTATAAATATAGAAGGAACGTTGTCGGTAGGAGGTAATTTAACTTTAAGTTCAACGCTTTTAACCATAGCGGGTACTAATGCGGTAACCATTGGTTCTGGAACTAATGCTGGAACAATGAATGTAACGGGGGATATTTCCCTGTCCAATGCGTTGCTAAGTGCATTGGGTGTATCCAACCAAATTACCCTTGGAAATGGTACCATGGATGTTGATGGTTCTATTTCTATGAGTGCAGGTGCGATAAGTTTGAGTACCACAAATTTTATTGAATCGAACGACGATGGATCATTCGATTCTAAATCCAAAACTTTTAAGTACGGTGGAAACAGTATAGATTGTAATGATGAAGGAAGCATAACGGTGGTAGATGCAAATAGCAATACCTCTTACGAGTTTTGGTGGGATGGAACCTCGGCGCAAACCATAGAAACGGATAACATTACTTACAATCATCTGTATGTAAAAAATACCTCTGCAGATGTGGATATTGAGACTTCGCTGACCAACACCATTGTGGAAGGAAAACTATACATAGACAATGGCGCAAAGCTGCATTTGGATGCGGCGGGTAAAAATTTAGATGCCCTTTCGGGTTCTTCCGATAAAATCAATATTCTTTCCGGAGGCACCCTAAAACTGTCTCCAAGTGCCTATGCCGATGGAGTTCCACCTAATGGTGTATTAACTTCTAATGCCGCAGGATACATAGAATTTTATCATCCAACGCAAGGCCTATCAGAAGATATCATTCAAGAAGCGGTGGATTATCCGATTGTTAAGTTATCAGGACCTGGAACCAAAAGCCTAGGTTCCTCTAGCTTAGATATTGATGATACATCTCCAAGAGTAGGTAGGATTTGGCTGGCTGAAGGTGTGTTCAGCGTAGATTCCGGTAAGGAGATTAGTCTCAATAGTTCCTATGGAACCAAAGTAATACAGTTAGATTCCGCTACCACCATGCGGATAGACGGAAACTTTACTACCCTTGATACTTATTGGAGTGTGGATAGAGATAATACCGTAAACTATTACGGAAATGCAACCCAAACCTTGTATGAGTTAACCTCAGACGGTAGCACCTGGGAGCCCTATGGAATTTTAAAGCTCGAAAGAACTTCTGGTTCATCAATAAACAGAGATTTACCCGCTTCCGATACCATTCATGTTGCAAACAGACTAGAAATAGGTACTGAGATAGAGTTGGTGCTCAATCAAAGTAGCTATGTTAAAATGCTTTCTAATGTAACTTTCACGGCATATATCGATGAGATTGCTTCTACGGGTGCGATAACCTATAGCGGTAGTCCCCGTGGACGATTCGGAATACAAAAATATTTGCCTTTGCCTTATGTCGCATACAGAGATTTAAGTTCTCCTATCCAAGGTACTACACTAGCGTCATGGAAAAATAAAGGCTTAAATATGTATGGTTTCTCGGGGTCAAATGTCCCGGGGGCCGTAAGAAACTCGGTGCATCATTATGATGAAACTGTTTTAGATGAGTTAAATGTTGGTTTTACGGATGCTACGAGCATAAATGATGCAGTAGCGTCATTCGATGGAAGTGAATTTGATAGGTCAGTTTGGAGAGTACTTTACGGTAATAATTCAGATACCACCTTCGCTATTACCCTAGAGGATACGGGGAGAATTTACACTGGGGATCAAACATTTAAATTGAAATTCAACTATTCTAACTACGATGCCAATAGTAGAACAGATCACGATGGATGGAACCACGTTGGGAACCCTTATGCAGCACCTATAAACTGGAACGATATATACAACGATGCTGCCAATGCCACCCTAAAAACCAATGGGTACATTACCAGCACTGCCTACATTCTTGGTCAGGTAGATAGATATTGGCAAGATCCAGGTAGTCCGGGTTATTATGGTTTTTATAATGCAGCAACTGAGACCAGTTACATTCATGATAGCATTATCCCTGCATACCAGGGCTTTTGGGTAAAGGCTTACCACTCTTCTAGCAGTAGCGAAACCTACACCCTAACGATCAAGGAGTCGCATAAATATCGTCAAGATAGTTCTGCGTACTACAAATCTTCAAATAGGAAAAAAGCGAGAGATATTAGCGAAGTGGGTCTAAAAGTGAGATTGGAATCTGGGAATAGGAAAGATTTCTTATGGTTAATGGATTTTCCAAAGGCCAAACCCGAGAAGGATATCAATTTCGATGTGCCTCGTTTTGGAGCGATTGGCTCCAGAAGCTTTGCGGTTGATGTATTAGAAGATACAACTTGGTTAAACCTTTGGGTAAATGCATTGGATATTAATACAACGGAGGAAATTGAGATGCCTCTTGGGATTAAAAGTAATAGTGCGGGGGAGCATCATTTAACTTTTGAAAACATGGCTGCTCTAACCAAAAACCATTGCCTAACCTTAAAAAGAAAAAGTACGGGCGAAGTGTTTTTTATAAGCGAAGGTAAACGCATTCCAGTGGATTTGACCGATGGAATTTCAACCGACTATGTATTAGTTTTTGGAGGAGATTACGCTACTGAATTTGAGGTGAAAGATCCAGTCTGTGCAGGTGATCAAGGATTGGTTTCCATCAACACCAACGAAATGTTCTACTCTTCTAACTGGCAATTAAGTAAGGCAGGAATGGTGATGGATAAATTTGCCGTATTGCAAGATGAGGTGAATCTACAATTGACTGCAGGCAACTATAAACTGACCAATTTAAGTGGGAATTTAGCTTGTGGTATTAAATCGCTGGACTTTGAGGTGGTTGATGGGGCAGAAGTGGATGCTCGTTTTTTCTGGAATGCTGGAGATACAGTAGCCCAAGGGCAGGTAATTACGTTGGCACCGAGAGATAGAGGGAATGAGTATTATATATGGAAAGTAGATGGGAAAACATCTTTTGTAAAAGATCTATTAGTGAGTTTCGAAAATACAGGAGCTAAACCACTGCAATTGGAGACCAATAGGGAGAACTGTGTAAAAACCGAGCGAGATACCATTTACGTAGTTAAGAGCACCACATCATTATCGGACCATGCTAATTTACAAGGCTTGGAGATAAAGAATGGTAAAATACAGCTGTTGGATATGGCGAAGCAAGTTCAAATTTTTACATTTGAGGGCAAATTAATTGAAACCTTACCCCATACCTCAGCCATAAACCTAATACAAGGACCCCACATTTATTGTATTGATGAAAAATGCCTTAAGATTATGTTTACTCCTAATAACCCTTAG
- a CDS encoding PKD domain-containing protein, with protein MRIVQLLVLLPLFFVIPSQLAAKTIQANASGNWNDGSTWKGGKVPTSSDDVEINGFQVTLNGNYTIKSLSIDDDNVLNPSSLTIAFGSSITCTGLVELKTDEGAGSSGTVLNVFGTLNANGGISINNQSSQVVGLILGSTNTINIGSNNFGGTINTTSFSAINVNTLLGNPADVNIVNLRNGVLAINGEFSLGDASAPLNAFYNKLYLDDSGIYAGLQKQIRYAGQNGLGISQGAISGISVTENSNYQFVYTGDLEQDFLVDNVLYTHVIVDKTGGTLNIENNLPSASFLNSITVKGGSSVTFYKSDANFDALEEANSFIVEANGRIIITGEAFATALPSKSVCNFDQQAIVEYSVPSAEASGEIFKESFDYPQVELTGMGTKLYSASSQNVNGAGTTVRNISLIEGTWSIAGGKSLKLIDEVGSGGISLEASTTLDLLGDFQDIQAHWNIDRENTFRYAGVSPQVVYDLYDENGDKMPYGILAFVSPGESVVRVVEPNKNIWIANELRLGDLTTTQLEDNALITLKSDINFTAFVAPVAPTAEIIYGSNAAFEVEKYLPLPYVAYRDVSSPIKNTKLSSWQNAGIRLVGFPGSVNPNAVRVSATRYDETVQGNLNIGFYNATDISNPIFEFGAGNVIEKSVFRVLDGNNANLDYFVTLKDRGELRTGEQNFKITYSITEGEQTQFKKANDGWNQLGNPYAAPLDWDLVVNDPENISWVQSNVLDPTVYIIAQVDRFQNDPNNPGYYGFYNSATGFSIVHDDIIPSYQGFWVKTYENNKQNVEFTLKVKEEHKATLQNSRYYKSNKNNLRAKNAINPDEDAVAMTIMQEGKGREKVWFHYWPGAKVGADTLYDVSKFGQPSPNAVAIDFVENGDPMNVWVNALPEKASRYEMPIYVQAPRPGNYAVSFSNLHVFTDRFPCAYLLDVVTGKTMDLAVDTLYEFTVTDSYVGNRFLMYFNQNIASKISKENAACFAEKGKMIFDLSDIDGEIDYSVNNVQTGQFIDQIKGQNLGVVTREYPAGQYLVRNNKGLLTCYSNTLRIDINQPLQVSADFTADNFNVEVGSPVSFTNQSSNGLTYVWNFDDGQISTEKNPVHIFETPGTFLVSLLTRGNNPECADEVSKEVTVAFTTGIAEFNNTKLSFSSTNGLLQVNGFQDMGPCAITIYNLTGQQLYRDDNYTGKSIQLNKNQVIIVKVQSDKGLWTYKLAL; from the coding sequence ATGAGAATAGTTCAACTTCTTGTTTTACTCCCCTTATTTTTTGTAATTCCCTCACAACTCGCTGCCAAAACTATACAGGCAAATGCAAGCGGTAACTGGAATGATGGATCAACTTGGAAAGGTGGAAAAGTTCCCACCAGTTCTGACGATGTAGAAATCAATGGATTTCAAGTAACCCTTAATGGTAACTACACCATCAAATCACTAAGCATAGACGATGATAACGTCCTAAATCCTTCAAGCCTCACCATAGCTTTTGGAAGCAGTATTACTTGTACCGGCTTGGTAGAGTTAAAAACCGATGAGGGAGCAGGTTCTTCCGGGACGGTCCTAAATGTATTTGGGACTTTAAATGCCAATGGAGGAATTAGTATAAACAACCAAAGTTCTCAAGTAGTTGGATTGATATTAGGATCTACCAATACTATCAATATTGGATCTAACAATTTCGGTGGAACTATAAACACTACCTCGTTTTCAGCTATAAACGTTAATACCCTTTTAGGAAATCCTGCAGACGTTAACATTGTCAACTTAAGAAATGGAGTCCTTGCCATTAACGGGGAATTTTCTCTTGGTGATGCAAGTGCACCACTTAATGCATTCTATAACAAACTTTACCTAGACGATTCTGGAATTTATGCTGGTTTACAAAAGCAAATTAGATATGCTGGTCAGAATGGTTTGGGGATTAGTCAGGGTGCGATTTCTGGTATAAGCGTTACGGAAAACTCTAACTATCAGTTTGTGTACACAGGAGATTTAGAGCAAGATTTTCTTGTAGACAATGTTTTATATACCCACGTAATTGTAGATAAAACAGGTGGTACACTAAATATTGAAAATAACCTGCCAAGTGCTAGTTTTTTAAACAGTATCACAGTGAAAGGTGGATCGTCGGTTACTTTTTATAAGTCTGATGCAAATTTTGATGCACTTGAAGAAGCTAACAGTTTTATTGTTGAGGCAAATGGTAGAATAATCATTACCGGCGAAGCTTTTGCTACCGCTTTACCCAGTAAGTCTGTATGTAATTTTGATCAGCAAGCAATTGTTGAGTACTCGGTTCCAAGCGCCGAAGCATCTGGAGAAATTTTTAAGGAAAGTTTCGATTACCCTCAGGTTGAATTAACTGGAATGGGAACCAAATTGTATTCAGCATCATCGCAAAATGTAAATGGAGCCGGAACAACGGTGAGAAATATTTCATTGATTGAAGGTACATGGAGCATTGCAGGTGGGAAATCACTAAAGCTTATTGATGAAGTTGGTAGTGGTGGAATTTCACTGGAGGCATCAACAACCCTCGACTTACTTGGAGATTTTCAAGATATACAAGCGCATTGGAATATTGATAGAGAGAACACTTTCAGATATGCAGGGGTAAGTCCTCAGGTGGTTTACGATCTTTATGATGAAAATGGAGATAAAATGCCGTACGGAATATTGGCTTTTGTTTCTCCGGGAGAGTCCGTAGTTCGTGTGGTAGAACCAAACAAAAATATCTGGATTGCAAATGAATTGCGTCTGGGTGATTTAACCACAACCCAGTTAGAGGATAATGCCCTTATTACTTTAAAGTCTGATATTAACTTCACGGCATTTGTAGCGCCGGTTGCTCCCACAGCAGAGATTATTTACGGGTCTAATGCTGCTTTCGAAGTAGAAAAATATCTTCCATTGCCATATGTTGCGTATAGAGATGTTTCTTCTCCAATTAAAAACACCAAATTGTCAAGTTGGCAAAATGCTGGTATACGACTAGTAGGATTTCCTGGTAGTGTTAACCCAAATGCAGTTAGGGTAAGTGCTACAAGATACGATGAAACGGTTCAGGGAAATTTAAATATTGGATTTTATAATGCGACGGATATTTCCAACCCAATTTTTGAGTTTGGCGCGGGGAATGTTATCGAGAAATCGGTTTTTAGAGTGTTGGATGGGAATAATGCCAATCTAGATTACTTTGTAACCCTTAAAGATAGGGGTGAGTTAAGAACGGGTGAACAAAATTTTAAAATTACCTATTCCATAACAGAAGGGGAGCAAACTCAATTTAAAAAGGCCAATGATGGCTGGAATCAATTGGGGAACCCCTATGCAGCGCCGTTAGATTGGGATTTGGTGGTAAATGACCCTGAAAATATAAGTTGGGTGCAAAGTAATGTTTTGGATCCCACTGTATATATTATAGCTCAGGTGGATAGATTTCAAAACGATCCAAATAACCCCGGTTATTATGGTTTTTACAATTCAGCTACCGGATTCAGCATTGTTCATGATGATATCATTCCATCTTACCAAGGTTTTTGGGTGAAAACTTACGAAAACAACAAGCAAAATGTGGAATTTACGCTAAAGGTTAAGGAGGAGCATAAAGCCACGCTACAGAATAGTAGATATTACAAATCCAACAAGAATAACCTGAGGGCGAAAAACGCAATTAATCCCGATGAGGATGCGGTGGCAATGACCATCATGCAAGAGGGTAAAGGAAGAGAAAAGGTTTGGTTCCACTACTGGCCTGGAGCAAAAGTTGGAGCAGATACCTTGTATGATGTTTCTAAGTTTGGACAGCCTTCGCCAAATGCTGTGGCTATAGATTTTGTGGAAAATGGTGACCCCATGAATGTATGGGTAAATGCCTTGCCCGAAAAGGCCTCGCGTTACGAAATGCCTATCTACGTGCAAGCACCAAGACCTGGGAATTACGCAGTTAGTTTTAGTAATCTACACGTTTTCACAGACAGATTCCCCTGTGCATATTTATTGGATGTGGTAACAGGTAAAACAATGGATTTAGCGGTGGATACACTATATGAGTTTACCGTAACTGATAGCTATGTTGGAAATAGATTTTTAATGTATTTCAATCAGAATATCGCATCAAAAATCTCTAAAGAAAATGCCGCGTGTTTTGCCGAAAAAGGGAAAATGATTTTTGATCTATCGGATATAGACGGCGAAATCGATTACAGTGTAAATAATGTACAGACTGGTCAGTTTATCGATCAAATTAAAGGGCAAAATCTTGGGGTTGTAACACGTGAATATCCTGCTGGGCAGTATCTAGTGAGAAATAATAAAGGGCTATTAACTTGTTACAGTAACACCCTAAGAATAGATATCAACCAACCCCTTCAAGTATCTGCCGATTTTACGGCAGATAATTTTAATGTGGAAGTGGGAAGTCCAGTTTCATTTACAAACCAAAGTAGTAATGGCCTTACCTATGTTTGGAATTTTGATGATGGACAAATTAGTACCGAGAAGAACCCGGTACATATATTCGAAACCCCGGGTACTTTCTTGGTTTCACTGTTAACGAGGGGAAATAATCCAGAATGTGCTGATGAGGTGAGTAAAGAAGTTACGGTTGCTTTTACCACAGGTATAGCTGAGTTTAATAATACCAAATTGAGTTTTAGTTCTACCAATGGGCTGCTTCAAGTGAATGGGTTTCAAGATATGGGCCCTTGTGCCATAACCATATACAATTTAACTGGGCAGCAGTTGTATAGAGATGATAATTATACTGGAAAGTCTATTCAGTTGAATAAAAATCAGGTGATCATTGTCAAAGTGCAAAGCGATAAAGGGCTTTGGACCTATAAATTAGCTTTGTAG
- a CDS encoding archaeosortase/exosortase family protein: protein MLRVTKFIFSLILFFIGYQTLMYLSGNEIHIFFRELVAEQSVGLLKFLGFDALLGCVGGVTSGINLGRSGILVVAEGCDGVDLLALFAAFAIAFPGPWKHKFWYVPLGLLLVHAFNILRVAALTILADYNIEVMKWNHKYTFIILVYSFVFVLWFYWIKKFAVPHAKRKMA, encoded by the coding sequence TTGTTGAGGGTAACTAAGTTTATTTTCTCGCTGATTTTGTTTTTTATCGGCTACCAAACTCTCATGTATCTATCAGGAAACGAGATACATATCTTTTTTAGAGAGCTTGTTGCCGAACAAAGTGTAGGCTTGCTTAAATTTTTAGGATTTGATGCCCTGTTAGGTTGTGTGGGGGGCGTTACAAGCGGAATAAATTTGGGTCGTTCCGGTATTTTAGTTGTTGCTGAAGGTTGCGATGGTGTAGATCTATTGGCGCTCTTTGCTGCTTTTGCCATAGCTTTTCCGGGACCCTGGAAACACAAATTCTGGTATGTGCCTCTCGGCTTATTGCTAGTGCACGCGTTTAATATTCTCCGAGTAGCCGCGTTAACCATTCTTGCCGATTACAACATAGAGGTCATGAAATGGAACCACAAATACACCTTCATTATTTTGGTTTACAGTTTTGTTTTTGTTCTTTGGTTCTATTGGATTAAAAAATTCGCTGTACCCCATGCCAAACGGAAGATGGCTTAA